Proteins encoded together in one Kitasatospora albolonga window:
- a CDS encoding AraC family transcriptional regulator: protein MERDEWTASVETDGPRIEPRWLLTTGTFPTPEPTEWAETAHQEHELLWSTTGNVTVEAAGHVWLVPPSLGIWLPAGMPHRVRASAGAVTYATFLSPELVTVAWSTVVGIPMSRLLRELLLHNQNEEMGTDERLRLQRVGVDLIRPVRAVSLDIPLPRTPELLTIAERIIADPADDRTTEEWARMIGLSGRTLMRWFQRDTGVSLTQWRILVRVRSALIDIAAGKPVVAVSRRLGYANPSTFIDLFRQVTGHTPAAYFRSVNGVPEATL from the coding sequence CTGGAGCGCGACGAGTGGACCGCCTCGGTGGAGACCGACGGGCCCAGGATCGAGCCGCGCTGGCTGCTGACCACCGGGACCTTCCCCACGCCCGAGCCGACCGAGTGGGCCGAGACCGCGCACCAGGAGCACGAGCTGCTCTGGTCCACCACCGGCAACGTCACCGTGGAGGCCGCCGGACATGTGTGGCTGGTGCCGCCCAGCCTCGGGATCTGGCTGCCCGCCGGTATGCCGCACCGGGTCCGGGCGAGCGCGGGGGCCGTCACGTACGCCACGTTCCTCAGTCCGGAGCTGGTGACCGTCGCGTGGTCCACCGTCGTGGGCATCCCGATGAGCCGGCTCCTGCGCGAGCTGCTGCTCCACAACCAGAACGAGGAGATGGGTACCGACGAGCGGCTGCGCCTCCAGCGGGTGGGCGTGGACCTCATCCGGCCGGTCCGGGCGGTCTCGCTGGACATTCCGCTTCCCCGCACGCCGGAGCTGCTCACCATCGCGGAGCGGATCATCGCCGATCCGGCCGACGACCGGACGACGGAGGAGTGGGCCCGGATGATCGGCCTCAGCGGGCGGACGCTGATGCGCTGGTTCCAGCGGGACACCGGGGTGAGCCTGACGCAGTGGCGCATTCTCGTCCGTGTCCGGTCGGCGCTGATCGACATCGCGGCGGGCAAGCCGGTCGTGGCCGTCTCGCGGCGGCTCGGCTATGCCAACCCCAGCACGTTCATCGACCTCTTCCGGCAGGTCACCGGCCATACGCCCGCCGCCTACTTCCGCTCGGTGAACGGGGTGCCCGAGGCCACCCTCTGA